Proteins encoded in a region of the Saccharothrix ecbatanensis genome:
- a CDS encoding RNA-binding protein: MSLPHVFQITKYDPADRDGYGRYHGPEDVTSDHGVVEAAYLAAMAAFVEDTGVTRLTIREPLLPGIVTFGVEAPIEGYGLAGLFPPDLTGFHDGAEVDLATGLALLRAMLRDNGASCGLEVDGRFFVHVGFDQYMYIGSAEPCENAIARTRSLGLFPEPMDSACYERSLDRPPPQPPADDDFWAELADLATRRGAVILQEGYVLNASRWHRLHGSDVGAIRTRLTPRSRLWVWPDLDDDVAAVLRELPEEGSFEIVWEHQDGRITSFDADDEDYPELPARLAEARAATAISAYADERNPLLAAVLPDDDGVLRARWDL, from the coding sequence ATGTCCCTGCCGCATGTCTTCCAGATCACCAAGTACGACCCGGCTGATCGCGACGGCTACGGCCGGTACCACGGGCCTGAGGACGTCACCAGCGATCACGGCGTGGTCGAAGCGGCCTACCTCGCCGCCATGGCCGCCTTCGTCGAGGACACCGGGGTCACCCGTCTGACCATTCGTGAGCCGCTGCTCCCGGGCATCGTCACCTTCGGCGTGGAGGCGCCGATCGAGGGGTACGGGCTGGCCGGCCTGTTCCCGCCGGATCTGACGGGCTTCCACGACGGCGCGGAGGTGGACCTGGCCACCGGGCTCGCACTCCTGCGGGCCATGCTGCGCGACAACGGCGCCTCGTGCGGCCTGGAGGTGGACGGGAGGTTCTTCGTCCACGTCGGCTTCGACCAGTACATGTACATCGGCAGTGCGGAGCCCTGCGAGAACGCGATCGCCCGCACCCGGTCGCTGGGGCTGTTCCCGGAACCGATGGACTCCGCCTGCTACGAGCGGAGCCTCGACCGACCCCCTCCGCAACCGCCCGCAGACGACGACTTCTGGGCTGAACTGGCCGACCTGGCCACCCGTCGCGGCGCGGTGATCCTGCAAGAGGGCTACGTCCTCAACGCCTCCCGCTGGCACCGCCTCCACGGCTCCGACGTCGGCGCGATCCGAACCCGGCTCACCCCGCGATCGAGGTTGTGGGTGTGGCCGGACCTCGACGACGACGTGGCCGCCGTTCTCCGCGAACTGCCGGAGGAAGGCAGCTTCGAGATCGTCTGGGAGCACCAGGACGGGCGTATCACCAGCTTCGACGCCGACGACGAGGACTACCCGGAGTTGCCGGCGCGACTGGCCGAGGCCCGCGCGGCGACGGCGATCTCCGCGTACGCGGATGAGCGCAACCCGCTGCTCGCCGCCGTGCTGCCCGATGACGACGGGGTCCTGCGCGCCCGATGGGACCTCTGA